From the genome of Candidatus Eremiobacteraceae bacterium:
TGGGCATCGCGTCATACGAGGGCCCAACGCCGACCCATGCGGTCGGATCGAGGATGAGCCACGCCCCTCGACGGGCGAGCGTGCGCGCGATTTCGGGCACCCGGCCGTCTGCGCAGATCATCATTCCGACGCGACCGACTTCCGTGTCGAATACCGGGTACTCACGGCCGGGCGCGAACCAGCGCCGGTCGAAATTCCACAGATGCGCTTTTGCATACCGGCCGGCGACCGCGCCGTCCCGGTCGAAGAGCACAGCTTCGTTGCGCACGCGACCGCCGGGGCCGATGTTCGCGATCCCGACCGCGGTGATGATGCGCGCGCGACGCGACGCCTCGCCGATGCGCCGGAGGGCCTCTTCGGGCGAGGGAATCGCTCGGCGAGCGTATGGCTTGCGATCCAGCAGCACGTAACCGGGATAGGAGCACTCCGGTAGAACGACGATGTCGGCTCGGACCGAACCGGCGGCCGCGATCGCCGCGAGCACATCGTCGAGCGCAAGCGGCGCATCGGCGAGCTCGCGCGCCATCAATTGCGCACAAGCGACCCGGACCGTGACGAGCGACACTCGATTTGGCATCCGCTAATTTTCTATAATCAAGCAGTAGGACCTGATGGCAAGATTGCTATCCGGCCACGCTACTTCGTACTGTCGGAGAGACTTTCGTGCGCGTTAAATCACTCGTGGTCTGTACGATTCTCGTCGCCGTTCTACAACAGGCAGCGGCTGCCAAACCGGCCGTGGCTCCCGCGGACGAGTATTTCGGTCGTATGAAGCTGAGTATCCTTGGCATAGGCAACATACTTCACGATACGAAGCTGCGCGAAGCATATGATCCGGCGCACGCGGCCGACAACTACACAAAGCTTTCGTTTGCTGAAGACGCGCTCGAAGACTGGGCAGCGAAATATCCGCAAGATAACTGGCTGCCGGCGAAGGCCTACTTCATGTCGCACGAATTCTGGGCGATGAACACGCCGGACGGCGATCGCGCTGCGGAGCGGTGCCGCGCGCTACTCATGAATCGCTTGGCTAAGTCGCCATTCTCGATCAAGGCGCACGGCGAGATCGCTTCGATGTTCGCGCCCGCGACGAGCACGGAGGCTGTTGCGAGCTCCACCGCATCGGCGGCCGCGCCGGCTGTCGCAACGGACGTAGCCACTCCCGCCGTGCAGCCGCCTGCTACCCCTCCGCATTCTTAGGGTCTGCAGGCAGCGGGTGCCGCCGGCGAAAAGAAGTTGGAATGCGTTTAATCCGAATCGCGGCGTTTGCCGCAACCATGCTGGCCACGGCGAGCACGCAAGCGCTCGCCGCCGCTGCGCCCGCCGCCGCCGGTGCGCCGCCGCCTGACGACAACATCTGGCATACGTATTTCGTAGCGGCGCGTCCGATAAGCGGTGCGCCCGCGCCGGCAGATGAGTATTTCGGCCGCTTCAAATTAAGTTTTCTCGGCATTCGCAACATCATCCATGACATGAACATCGAAGGCGATTCGTCTCTGGCGCTGCCGATGCAGGAAGCGCGCATTCGCGAGGTCGCGGGCTCCCTGGCGGATTGGGCCAACCGCTATCCGCGCGACAAATGGATCCCGGGAACGATCGCATCGTTCGTCAAGTTTCTCGAACGCAAGAACAGCCCCGACACGTCGCTTCTCGCGGCAAATCTCATCGCGTATCTGAACGACCGCTTTGCGTCGACTCCCAGCGCGAAATGGTACACCGCGTTGGCCGCCGCGCACGTTCCCGTCACCGACGTCGATCCAACCGCAGCGGCATGGCCCTTCCGCCTCTACGGCCCGTTCGATCCCGACGTCCTCCGGCTCGGCCGCGGAATTCCAAAACCGTAGCGCCGAGCGGCCGGCCGGGCAATAAAAAGGGCGCCTCATCATGAGGCGCCCTTTGCGTTAGTTCTGGTCGGCTCTTAGAAGTGGACTCCTAAGCCGATGTAAGGACCAGCGTGCGTCTGGCTGATCGGCGCGAATTGCTTCGCGTCGTAGCGGTCGCCGCCGAACCCACCGTAGAGGTAGAACGGCGTCGCACCGAGATTCACGTTGACGCCGACATCGTACTTGACGATGTTGTATTCCATCTTGAACGCTCGCGCGTTGACGGAATTCGCCGTGAGCTCCGTGAGCGTTCCGTTGGCGTTCGGGTAGTAGAACACGGAACCGTAGAAGTCCCACGTCGCATTGTAATCGGTGACCTTTTCCGCGCCGACGCCAAATCCGCGCAGGCTCGGGTCGCCGTAGTTGTTGGACGCCTGGAGGTAGCCGACGCCGATGTAGATGTTCGGGTTGGCTATCTTGTACTCAAGGCGACCGTCGAGCGTGGATTGCTTGGCTTGGAACTGCTTCACGATCACGGAACCGCCGTCGACGGTGTTCACTTGCGTGCCCGGGCCGCCGTTGAACGATGCGTTGTTCGTGGTCGGGTAGGAGTCCTGACGCCAGTCGACCTTCACTAAGAACGGGTTGAAGAAGTAGCCGCCGGCCGCGACGTACGATCCGTTCAAGCCGCCGCTCCCATTGCTAGGACCGGTGCTATCGCGCTCGTTGTTCGCGAACTCGTTGGCAACCTTACCGCTCGTGACGCC
Proteins encoded in this window:
- a CDS encoding copper amine oxidase N-terminal domain-containing protein, with product MKKLHIAALVATLAVVTGIAPSYAASGSVTSATTGTQVADATMTPMNFGNPPSGEVPILFNDHHVYANPDTLRQGRVLAALVKHGTIMVPLASMFEQMGGTATYDAASKSVTAKKDGAEVQVTLGKNEVIINGESRPLDVPPMMYKGNMLVPVRVMSEALGAYVEWVPSQHVCVVRYLPPTPVPTAAPTVEPTPVPTLSPTPLPTVKPVMGFLQGGVTSGKVANEFANNERDSTGPSNGSGGLNGSYVAAGGYFFNPFLVKVDWRQDSYPTTNNASFNGGPGTQVNTVDGGSVIVKQFQAKQSTLDGRLEYKIANPNIYIGVGYLQASNNYGDPSLRGFGVGAEKVTDYNATWDFYGSVFYYPNANGTLTELTANSVNARAFKMEYNIVKYDVGVNVNLGATPFYLYGGFGGDRYDAKQFAPISQTHAGPYIGLGVHF